AACGTCAACGTGGCCACCCGAACGCAATGAACGCTGTCCTCTCCGCGGTGAACAGAAGTGAGCTCCGCTCGTGGGCGATATCCGGTGCGTCGGCTTGCGGCCTGACGCTGGCGATTCTCTTTCTGCTCGTCTTCGCCCATCGAGTCCAGGTTCCCGTATTGCCGACTTCCGACGGGGTGGGCATTCACCTGGAGACCGTCATGGATCCCGAGGATTCGGGCGCGCCGGCGGGGATGATGACCTCGCCGGAGATCCGGACGCTTCCTCCACCCGCATCACCCGTCGCGATTACCCCGCTGACGATGCAGAATCCGCCGGTGGATGTGTCGGTCGATCTTTCCCGGATGCTCGCGTGGCGCTACGGTTACGACGACTTGGGTGGCAGCGGATTTCAGGAGGGATCCTTCGGGATTTCGAACTTCTCCGAAGTGGATCAATCGATCGAGAGCCTGGTCATTCCGCCAAGGTTGTTTCCCGACACGCTGATCGATGCGGGAATTACCGAAGGCCGTGTCGTGGTGAAGCTACTGATCGACGAGAAGGGCCACGCGGAGGTGAAGACCGTTCTTTCCTCGACCCATCCCGCCTTGGTCCCGCCGGTGGTCGAGGCCATGGGGCGGGCGCTTTATTCGATTCCGATTCGCAATGGGCGTCCGACAAAATCCATCGTCAATCGGACGGTCGTCTTCACGGCGGATCCCGAGCATGTGGCCAAACGCCGGTCAATGACGAAGCCATGAACCTGCGCAAGAGACTTTCGCTGCTTTTCGCTCTGGTCCCGTCCCTGACTCCTGTCCTGGCTTCACAGGAAAAGAGCTTCGATTACGAGGCTTGGGTCTTCCCGGAGTACTCCTGGAAAGAAGAGGATTTCCAGAACCGGTTTCTCGGACGGTTCGGGGTCAACGGATACACCGAACCGCAGATGGATGTGGAGAATTACTATTTCTATGAAGGCGCCATGGCTCTGATTGAGGACCGACCCGCGGCCATCGGGTATCTCAGGTCGGGCATGGATGTCCTGGATGAATCCGGGATCGAGGCGAGCGCGGCGCTTCATTTCGTTCTGGGCAGCCTGCTCTATGACGAGGGTGATATGCCGTCGGCGATCGAGCAGTATGCACTTGCGATCCGAAAGCATCCCAGTTTTCTGCGGGCCTATGCCAATCTCGGATTCACCCTGATGGAAGCGGGCGAGAGCGAGAAGGCGCTCCCGGTCCTGCTCAAGGCGGTCGAACTCGGTGCAAACGAATCCCAGATCTGGGGGTTGATCGGTCGCATCTATACGGGCAAGGAACTCTATAAAAGCGGACTGACGGCCTATCGGAATGCGACGGTCTTCAACCCGGAAAACAATGCCTGGCGGTTTGGGATACTGCAGTGCCTGATCGCTCTGGATCGATTCGATGAAGCGATCACGATGGCGGACGAAGTCCTGGCTTTTGATCGACGCAATCCCGCCAACTGGGTGAATCGGGCGGGATTGCTGATCCATCTCGAGCGCTCGGACGAGGCCATCGTGGATCTTCAGGTCGCCCATGAGTTGGGAGGCATGACGTTTGATTCGTGCATCTCGATGGCAATCCTCCAGTTCAACAAGGGCATTTATGAAGAAGTGGCGGGTACTCTGGCCGAAGCCGCGGATCGGGCGAGGAACACCGATGAGTTCGATCGATGGCTGGACATAACCGAGGCCCTGGCCCATGCCGGCCAAAGCGGGCGGGCGTTTGACCTCCTTCCGGCGATTGCGAGGCGTGCGGTGAATCTTGAAGTGAAGCTCGACTCGTCGAAGATCAACCGGATCCGGGTGCTCCACGATCTGGAAATCGAAGCGTACGGTGAGGCCCTCGCGACCCTTGAATCCCTCATTGATCTCGATCCGGTTGACGGCGAACTGCATCTGGAAAAGGCACGGGCGCTGATCGGCCTGGAAAGGCCGGAAGAGGCCGCCATCGCCTTCCAGATTGCCGCCACCTTTGAAGAGACCGCTTATCGTGCGAATTATGAATACGCGCGAATGGAGTTCACTCGCGGGGATATCTCAGGCGGCCTCAGGCTGCTTCGGTCAGCCTACGCCATCAATCCCTCGGAGGCGTTGCGCAGTTATATCCGCGAATTGGAGTCCCATGAGGAGAATCCGTAGATCCTGATTGCTCTGCGGGGGATGAATCGCGCTTTCAGCCAGTCTCTCAGGGAACCTCGGATTCAGCGGGGAATTCGAAACTCGGTTCGCCCATGCCCTTCATTTCGTCGAGAACCGCGCTGCGGCTGAGATCCGGTCCTTGCAGGGTCGGATCACGAAGGGGCAGGGGATGTGGTTTCGTCCGGGTATGGGTGATCAGGAATGCTTCCATCCGGTTGATCCACTGTTCAAGCTGGACTTTGTCATAACGAAGGACTCCTCGGTCTTGGTCCCGATTCTTCACGGGCGGAGGGACCGTGGCGCTCTCTGGCAGAAGAGCCACGCTGATGTCCGCACTGACGGCGGAAAACGAAGCCAACAAGGTCTTCCTGGTTATGTCATAGCCGGGTGTCCCTTTGGCCATGATGACGAGAACCGGAGCCTTGATGGAACGGGCATACTCCACGTAGCGGACCATGTGCGCTTCGGACTGGAAATAGGACCCATCCCATGCGTCGCCCGGAGACTCCGGCTTGGCCGTAGAGCTGGCCGCACCTTCTTCTTGGCGCCCTTCCGGCCCTCGTTTCCTGCTGCCCGCTTCCTCCACGAACATCATTTCTCCGGGTGCTTCGAGGACGACTCCGGCGAAATCCATTCCCGCCGCCAGATTCATTGCCAACTCCGCATTCGCGCCGGTCGCCACCAGAAAGAGACTGTGCGGGTCGATTACGGCTTTCTTCTGGAATTGCCGGATCAGGGCGATCCAATCAGCGGGGGATCTCGAACGGTCAGAGT
This is a stretch of genomic DNA from Opitutaceae bacterium. It encodes these proteins:
- a CDS encoding energy transducer TonB, which codes for MNAVLSAVNRSELRSWAISGASACGLTLAILFLLVFAHRVQVPVLPTSDGVGIHLETVMDPEDSGAPAGMMTSPEIRTLPPPASPVAITPLTMQNPPVDVSVDLSRMLAWRYGYDDLGGSGFQEGSFGISNFSEVDQSIESLVIPPRLFPDTLIDAGITEGRVVVKLLIDEKGHAEVKTVLSSTHPALVPPVVEAMGRALYSIPIRNGRPTKSIVNRTVVFTADPEHVAKRRSMTKP
- a CDS encoding tetratricopeptide repeat protein, which gives rise to MNLRKRLSLLFALVPSLTPVLASQEKSFDYEAWVFPEYSWKEEDFQNRFLGRFGVNGYTEPQMDVENYYFYEGAMALIEDRPAAIGYLRSGMDVLDESGIEASAALHFVLGSLLYDEGDMPSAIEQYALAIRKHPSFLRAYANLGFTLMEAGESEKALPVLLKAVELGANESQIWGLIGRIYTGKELYKSGLTAYRNATVFNPENNAWRFGILQCLIALDRFDEAITMADEVLAFDRRNPANWVNRAGLLIHLERSDEAIVDLQVAHELGGMTFDSCISMAILQFNKGIYEEVAGTLAEAADRARNTDEFDRWLDITEALAHAGQSGRAFDLLPAIARRAVNLEVKLDSSKINRIRVLHDLEIEAYGEALATLESLIDLDPVDGELHLEKARALIGLERPEEAAIAFQIAATFEETAYRANYEYARMEFTRGDISGGLRLLRSAYAINPSEALRSYIRELESHEENP